The Haloplanus sp. GDY1 genomic sequence TTCGCCGACGAGAGCGAGGCCGCGGAGGCGCTGGTCGAGCAGATCGAGGAGGTGTTCGGCGGCATCGAGGGCTTCCTCGACAACGAGGACGTGCAGGCCGCCCTCGACACCCAGCTTTCGGACCTGCTCGCGGCCGCCGACGGCGAGCGCGAACTCGGCACGAAGCGGCCGCGTCCGGACGTCCTCCACGGCGTCACCCAGCGGATCGACACCGGCTACGGGAAGCTCTACGTCAACATCAACGAGGACGAGGGCGGTCGGCCGTTCGAACTGTTCGCCAACATCGGCAACTCGGGTGGCTTCACCGCCTCCTTCACCGAGGCACTGGCGAAGACCATCTCGACGGCCCTGCGCTCGGGCGTCGACCCCCGGGAGATCGCCTCGGAACTCCAGGGCATCCGGTCGCCGAAGGTGGCCTGGGACAAGGGCGAACAGATCAACTCCATCCCCGACGCCATCGGGACGGCGATGCGGCGCTACCTCGACGGCGAAATCGACAAGCCGTACCCGAAACAGCAGAACCTCACCGAACTGGAGAAGGCGGAGGCGGAGGCGATGGACGGCGGCCCCGAGGCCGACGGCGGCGCGGCCGCGGCGGCCGACGACGACACCGCGGACCTCCTCGCCGCCGGCGAGAGCCCCGAGTGTCCCGAGTGTGGCGCGATGAGCCTCTACTACTCCGAGGGCTGCAAGACCTGCGAGTCCTGTGGCTGGTCGGAGTGTTGACCTGATCGGCTGACCGCACCTCCCGACGGGATCGGGTTCCGAAACGGGCACCGCCGGGGATCGAACGTTCCGACCCCGACAGTCCGGGCGACGCCGGCGGAACAGTCATGTCGATGTGGACCTGAAGGAGTGACATGTCAGCGTCAGGTGGACGTCCCTGCCCTCGCTGTGAGACGGCGATGCGCCGTCGTCACTGCAAGTACGTCTGTCCGAACCACGGGGTCGTCTACGACTGCAGCGACACGTTCTGGTGACATGACGAGCCGAGAACACTCCCAACCCGGGAACCGCTGGTGCGCGTGCGCGCCGACCGGAGCGAACCCATGGTGAGCGACGACGGCGTCGCTCGCGGGAAGGCGATCCAGCGGCGGACGGGCAAGACGTTCCACCTCGCGACGCGACTCCTCCCCGAACGCGTCCGGGAGGCGACGTACGTCCTCTATGCCTTCTTCCGGGTGGCCGACGAGGTGGTCGACGACGCCGAGGGCGTCCCGCCGGCGGAGCAACGCGCGGAGCTGGAGCGGCTGCGCGCGGCGGCGCTCGGCGAGGAGCCGACCGACGACCCCGTCCTCGCGGCCTTCGCCGACCTTCGCGAGCGACACGGCATCAGCGACGCGGACGTGAACACGTTCGTCGACGCGATGTTGACCGACGTGACCAAGGACCGCTACGAGACCTTCGAGGAACTTCGGGCGTACATGGACGGCTCGGCGGCCGCGGTCGGTCGGATGATGACGGCGGTGATGGCGCCCGAGCGCCCGGAGCGGGCGCTCCCCCACGCGACGGCGCTCGGCGAGGCGTTCCAGCTTTCCAACTTCCTGCGTGACGTTCGCGAGGACATCGTCGAACGGGATCGGATCTACCTGCCACAGGAGACGCTGGACGAATACGGCGTCTCGGAGGCGGACCTCCGGAACTTCGAGGCGACCGACGAGTTCCGGCGGGCGATGGAGCGGGAACTCCGGCGGACGGAGGCGCGCTACCGCGAGGGCGTCGCCGGCATCGAGTATCTCCCCGACGACTGCCAGTTCCCGGTGCTGGTCGCCGCGGTGCTGTACGCGGACCACCACCGACTGATCCGCGGACGGGATTACGACGTGCTCTCGGCGACGCCGAGCATCGGCCGGGTCCGGAAGCTGGCGCTCGTCGCCCGGACGCGCTGGCACTGGGCGTGGAACCGCGACCCCGAAACCGTGTTCCGGCGCGTGAGCGCGGTGTCGGACGCGACGGGTGATCCGGACCCCGACCGCGACCGCGGGACGAACCGCGGGTTCGGGCGGCGCCTCGTTCACGGGGCGGTCGAGGGGATCCGCCGGCTGACCTAGCCCGTCGGCACGTCGAAGCGGTCGGTGCGGAGCAGGCCGACCCCGAACAGGCCCCCCACTGCGGCCGCACCCCAGTTACCGAAGTAGACGTTGATCGCCCCCCAGAGCAGGACGAAACTCACCAGGTCGTCGAGGGCGAACTCGCAGGTTTCGAGGCGCGCGCGCAGCGCCGCCCGGTCGAGGACGGCGTCGAGGACGAGGACCGTCACCGTCGCGGACAGCACCCACCCCGCGAAGTTCGACAGCGGGACGCCGTAGACGGGACCGCCGCCCGGGTAGGTCCAGAACCCGAGCGCCACGGCCCCCGGATCGAGGACGAGGTCCATGGCGACGACGGTGCCGATCACCGCGGGCAGGCGCACCCGTGCCGTTCCCGCCCGCGCCCCGAGCAGGAGCACGCAGAGCAGGTAGGCGTTACACACTAGCGGCAGGAAGAAGACCGGCAGACCGATGGGGACGCCCGCGACGGTCGGTCCGAGGTCGACGGCGTAGTGGAAGTCGCCGTAGGGCCACCCCGTCCGGAGGCCGACGAACTCGACGGCGTAGGCGTAGAGCGCGAGCCCGGCCACGCCGATCGCGCCCCGGCGGTCGATCAGCGGCGCCACGCCGACCAGCAGCGGCGAGCGCATGACGAGCGTCCCCAGGAGGATCAGGAGGGGATCGAACGCCAGCGGGGGCGGGAGCAGCCTCTCCGCGCTGGCGACGAGGAGGACGGCCCCGACCACGGGGAAGACGACGGCGACGGTGACCCGATTCTCCCGGATCAGGTCGTCGAGTCGGGCCTGCAGTTCGGGCCGCGTCGACCGAGCCGCCGTCGTCGGGGCGGCGACCGCCCCGTCGCCGCCGTCCTCGCTACCCATGCGCCAGCCTCCAGAGCCCGCCCATCGTGAGGACGGCGCCCACCGCGGTGTTCACGGCCGGATACCACCAGTAGGCCCGCGAGACGTCGACCGAGGTCCCCGCCACGAGGGCGACGGCAACGGGGTACAGGCCGAGCAGGAGGCCGAGTCGGGGGTCGAGGAGGCCGAAGGCGACGGCGGCGAGCGTCCAGCAGGCGGCACAGTAGGCGTAGGTCCGCCGCTCGCCGAGGCGGGTGGCGGTCGTCTCGATGCCCGCCCGGCGGTCCGGTTCGATGTCGGGAATCGCGGAGAAGGTGTGCATCGCCATCGACCAGAGCCAGCCGCCGCCGACGGCCAGGACGGGAGGATGGGAGCCGGCGACGGCGGCGTAGGCGGCGGCGCCGGGCAGGACGTACAGGCCGTTCGAGAGCGAGTCCAGCGGCGGCCGCGTCTTCAGGCGGAGTGGGGGTGCGCTGTAGGCGACGCCGAGGACGAGGAAGCCGCCGATCCAGAGCCACGCGACCCGGGGAACCAGGGCGAGCGG encodes the following:
- the cruF gene encoding bisanhydrobacterioruberin hydratase; the encoded protein is MGSEDGGDGAVAAPTTAARSTRPELQARLDDLIRENRVTVAVVFPVVGAVLLVASAERLLPPPLAFDPLLILLGTLVMRSPLLVGVAPLIDRRGAIGVAGLALYAYAVEFVGLRTGWPYGDFHYAVDLGPTVAGVPIGLPVFFLPLVCNAYLLCVLLLGARAGTARVRLPAVIGTVVAMDLVLDPGAVALGFWTYPGGGPVYGVPLSNFAGWVLSATVTVLVLDAVLDRAALRARLETCEFALDDLVSFVLLWGAINVYFGNWGAAAVGGLFGVGLLRTDRFDVPTG
- a CDS encoding phytoene/squalene synthase family protein gives rise to the protein MVSDDGVARGKAIQRRTGKTFHLATRLLPERVREATYVLYAFFRVADEVVDDAEGVPPAEQRAELERLRAAALGEEPTDDPVLAAFADLRERHGISDADVNTFVDAMLTDVTKDRYETFEELRAYMDGSAAAVGRMMTAVMAPERPERALPHATALGEAFQLSNFLRDVREDIVERDRIYLPQETLDEYGVSEADLRNFEATDEFRRAMERELRRTEARYREGVAGIEYLPDDCQFPVLVAAVLYADHHRLIRGRDYDVLSATPSIGRVRKLALVARTRWHWAWNRDPETVFRRVSAVSDATGDPDPDRDRGTNRGFGRRLVHGAVEGIRRLT
- a CDS encoding prenyltransferase; its protein translation is MPDDRLRYLLRTSRPRFWLYLAGPVAVGVVYGARSTAALFTPATLALFAYFLLPANVLLYGVNDVFDADVDAENPKKETREVRYGGDSLIPAAVALCGALVALPLALVPRVAWLWIGGFLVLGVAYSAPPLRLKTRPPLDSLSNGLYVLPGAAAYAAVAGSHPPVLAVGGGWLWSMAMHTFSAIPDIEPDRRAGIETTATRLGERRTYAYCAACWTLAAVAFGLLDPRLGLLLGLYPVAVALVAGTSVDVSRAYWWYPAVNTAVGAVLTMGGLWRLAHG
- a CDS encoding HVO_2523 family zinc finger protein, whose product is MSASGGRPCPRCETAMRRRHCKYVCPNHGVVYDCSDTFW